One part of the Methylobacterium mesophilicum SR1.6/6 genome encodes these proteins:
- a CDS encoding alanine racemase, producing the protein MVDERAQASGDDGLDGLETPCLILDADRLKANVDGMRRRLDKLGVALRPHLKTAKSLPVARMAMSRPDGPATVSTLREAEYFAEGGVRDMIYAVGIAPQKLDRVGAIRRRCTADLAIVLDSRAQAEAVALWSRRAGDALPVLIEVDADGHRSGVDPRDAEQLRAIGDALAEGAELRGVLLHAGDSYGLSDPVALRAAAEAERSAAVAAASILRDAGLPCPTVSIGSTPTARYAAHLEGITEVRAGVFMIGDLFQAGVGSCAVEEIALTVLTTVIGHQHQKGWIITDAGWMALSRDRGTARQAIDQGYGIVCDRAGRPLEDLIVRDANQEHGILALRAGASAALPDLPIGTRLRILPNHACATGAQHDRYHVVAEGRHKGEIWPRINGW; encoded by the coding sequence ATGGTCGATGAGCGCGCGCAGGCGTCCGGGGACGACGGTCTCGACGGGCTCGAAACGCCGTGCCTGATCCTCGATGCGGACCGTCTCAAGGCCAATGTCGACGGGATGCGCCGACGGCTCGACAAGTTGGGAGTCGCGTTACGACCTCATCTGAAGACTGCGAAATCACTTCCCGTGGCGCGAATGGCCATGTCGCGGCCGGACGGTCCCGCTACGGTCTCGACCTTGCGCGAGGCCGAATATTTCGCCGAAGGCGGCGTCCGGGACATGATCTACGCGGTGGGCATCGCGCCCCAGAAGCTCGATCGGGTCGGGGCCATCCGCAGGCGCTGCACAGCCGATCTGGCAATCGTCCTCGATTCACGCGCGCAGGCCGAAGCGGTCGCGCTCTGGAGCCGCCGCGCGGGCGATGCGCTCCCGGTGCTGATCGAGGTTGATGCCGATGGTCACCGGTCGGGCGTCGACCCGCGGGATGCGGAACAGTTGCGGGCCATCGGCGATGCGCTCGCTGAAGGGGCCGAGCTGCGCGGCGTCCTGCTCCATGCCGGCGACAGTTATGGGCTCAGCGACCCGGTTGCGCTGCGCGCGGCCGCGGAGGCCGAGCGGTCGGCCGCGGTCGCGGCGGCCTCGATCCTCCGGGACGCGGGCCTGCCCTGCCCCACGGTGAGCATCGGCTCGACCCCGACCGCGCGCTACGCCGCCCACCTCGAAGGCATCACCGAGGTGCGGGCTGGGGTGTTCATGATCGGCGATCTTTTCCAAGCCGGGGTCGGCTCCTGTGCGGTGGAGGAGATCGCGCTAACCGTGCTGACAACGGTCATCGGCCATCAGCACCAGAAAGGTTGGATCATCACGGATGCCGGCTGGATGGCCCTGTCACGCGACCGGGGCACGGCCAGACAGGCGATCGATCAGGGGTATGGCATCGTCTGCGATCGTGCCGGGCGTCCCCTTGAGGATCTGATCGTCCGGGACGCCAATCAGGAACACGGCATCCTTGCCCTGCGGGCTGGTGCGTCGGCCGCGCTACCGGATCTTCCGATCGGCACGCGCCTGCGCATCCTGCCGAACCACGCCTGCGCCACCGGGGCGCAGCACGATCGCTATCATGTCGTCGCCGAAGGCCGGCACAAGGGCGAAATTTGGCCGCGCATCAACGGA
- a CDS encoding 2-dehydro-3-deoxy-6-phosphogalactonate aldolase, protein MTILDRFEAAFAACPLVAILRGLTPEEAPEVGEALVQAGFTLVEVPFNSPNPLRSVAILAERLAGRALVGAGTVLTTAQVEAVAAAGGTLVVSPNTDAAVIRASVGAGLVSLPGYQTPTEAFAALAAGATALKLFPADVASPAALKAHRAVLPAGSRVLAVGGVTPDGIAAWRQAGADGFGLGSNLYRPGKSATEVARDATEFVAALRRSA, encoded by the coding sequence ATGACCATCCTGGATCGATTCGAGGCGGCCTTCGCCGCCTGCCCCCTCGTGGCGATCCTGCGCGGTCTGACGCCGGAGGAAGCGCCGGAGGTGGGCGAGGCCCTGGTTCAGGCCGGGTTCACCCTGGTCGAGGTTCCGTTCAACTCGCCCAATCCCCTGCGCAGCGTCGCGATCCTCGCCGAACGTCTGGCCGGGCGCGCCCTGGTGGGAGCCGGCACGGTGCTGACGACCGCTCAGGTCGAGGCGGTCGCCGCCGCCGGCGGGACGCTCGTGGTTTCACCCAACACCGATGCCGCCGTGATCCGGGCCAGCGTCGGGGCCGGTCTGGTCTCGCTGCCCGGCTACCAGACGCCGACTGAAGCCTTCGCGGCGCTGGCGGCCGGCGCGACCGCGCTGAAGCTTTTTCCCGCCGATGTCGCCTCGCCCGCCGCCCTGAAGGCGCACCGTGCCGTCCTTCCTGCGGGAAGCCGCGTGCTCGCCGTCGGCGGCGTCACGCCGGACGGCATCGCGGCCTGGCGTCAGGCCGGAGCCGACGGCTTCGGACTGGGTTCGAACCTTTACCGCCCCGGGAAGTCGGCGACGGAAGTCGCCCGGGACGCGACCGAATTCGTCGCCGCCCTCCGGCGATCCGCCTAG
- a CDS encoding 2-dehydro-3-deoxygalactonokinase, whose protein sequence is MGGRAAYLAVDWGTTNRRAYGVAADGTVVDSLQDDRGVLALGPDDYPAAVADLRQRLGAYEVVASGMIGSSRGWREVPYVTAPATLEHLASASPEVAPGFRIIPGVALTDSKRPDVMRGEEIQVLGAICTGAAPPTALFCQPGTHNKWIATIEGAIATFTTVMTGEIFALLRAHGVLAGMLDTRVADGAAFRRGLRRGIASQNLAATLFEVRAGVLLDRLAPADAAAYASGILIGADVATREDLASRPVHLLGDGPLAILYAVAIAEAGGTPIVVPDGFTTAGIHAIWSHRA, encoded by the coding sequence ATGGGTGGTCGAGCGGCCTATCTCGCCGTCGACTGGGGCACGACCAACCGGCGCGCCTACGGGGTCGCGGCCGACGGCACCGTTGTGGACAGCCTGCAGGATGATCGCGGCGTCCTGGCTCTGGGTCCCGATGACTACCCCGCCGCGGTGGCAGACCTGCGCCAGCGCCTCGGTGCATACGAGGTCGTCGCCAGCGGGATGATCGGCTCCAGCCGAGGCTGGCGAGAGGTCCCCTACGTCACCGCGCCGGCCACCCTTGAGCACCTGGCGTCGGCCAGCCCGGAGGTTGCGCCCGGATTCCGGATCATCCCGGGTGTCGCGCTGACGGACAGCAAGCGGCCCGATGTCATGCGGGGCGAGGAGATCCAGGTGCTCGGGGCGATCTGCACCGGCGCGGCGCCCCCGACCGCGCTGTTCTGCCAACCCGGCACCCACAACAAGTGGATCGCGACCATCGAGGGCGCGATCGCGACGTTCACGACCGTGATGACGGGCGAGATTTTCGCCCTGCTCCGCGCTCATGGCGTCCTGGCAGGAATGCTCGACACCCGGGTTGCCGACGGCGCCGCGTTCCGCCGCGGGCTCCGCCGCGGGATCGCGTCCCAGAATCTGGCCGCGACTCTGTTCGAGGTCAGGGCCGGGGTGCTCCTCGACCGCCTTGCGCCGGCCGATGCCGCCGCCTACGCCAGCGGCATCCTGATCGGGGCGGACGTGGCCACCCGCGAGGATCTCGCCAGCCGGCCGGTGCATCTGCTGGGCGACGGTCCGCTGGCCATCCTCTACGCCGTCGCGATTGCCGAGGCAGGCGGCACGCCGATCGTCGTGCCGGACGGGTTCACCACGGCCGGGATCCACGCCATCTGGAGCCACCGCGCATGA